From Novosphingobium decolorationis, one genomic window encodes:
- a CDS encoding c-type cytochrome: MTAMAARMAVRALIGTALLASGAYAAMARSPQEDTLHAAPPAFPRSARSNFVERCGGCHGLEGRSVARNVPDLAARAGFFLCTPESRSFAGRLPNVMFARLSDEDLADVLNYVMFDLGETPTSKLAKPYTSQEVAAYRANPLSVTDLHAKRREVVGEMVARCQAPQAMLDYNRPRGRIPGRVEEMK, from the coding sequence GTGACGGCTATGGCCGCACGAATGGCGGTGCGCGCGCTGATCGGCACGGCGCTGCTGGCGAGCGGGGCCTACGCGGCCATGGCACGAAGTCCGCAGGAGGACACCTTACATGCCGCGCCCCCGGCCTTTCCGCGCAGCGCGCGCTCGAATTTCGTGGAGCGCTGTGGGGGATGTCACGGGCTGGAGGGGCGCTCGGTCGCGCGCAATGTCCCTGACCTCGCGGCGCGCGCCGGGTTCTTCCTGTGTACGCCGGAAAGCCGATCGTTCGCAGGACGTCTTCCCAACGTGATGTTCGCGCGCCTGTCGGACGAGGATCTCGCCGATGTTCTCAACTACGTCATGTTCGATCTGGGAGAGACACCCACTTCGAAGCTTGCAAAACCCTATACGTCGCAGGAAGTTGCGGCCTATCGTGCAAACCCGCTTTCGGTGACCGACCTGCACGCCAAGCGCCGCGAGGTGGTGGGCGAGATGGTGGCGCGTTGCCAGGCACCGCAGGCGATGCTGGACTACAACCGACCGCGCGGCCGCATTCCCGGCCGGGTCGAGGAGATGAAATGA
- a CDS encoding P1 family peptidase, with the protein MNRRNVLMGAAGLGGLAFAAPLLAKDAALRSTGRTGARNLITDVAGLTVGNAQDVKVRTGTTVILADKLSTAAIDVRGGGPGTRESHALEGHNLVHAANAIVLSGGSSYGLAAADGVAAVLGSKGIGYGGMARPGVPVSPIVPSAILYDLANGGDKGWGTEPPYRALGISALEAVGADFALGTAGAGYGAQAGGLKGGLGSASTLVSDGSTVGAIVAVNSMGSTVAPGTRNFWASPFEIGDEFGGLPPSAMYASPEEWGYTKAPAAKENTTIACVATDLDLTPDEMKRFAMMAQDGMARAIRPIHTPFDGDVVFAISTGRVEVKGPRPVAVLRAGAVAADTLARAIARGVFEASTPPGADSKAWKDLTL; encoded by the coding sequence ATGAACCGTCGCAACGTACTCATGGGTGCCGCTGGCCTTGGAGGCCTTGCCTTCGCCGCGCCGCTTCTCGCAAAGGACGCCGCGCTGCGCAGCACCGGACGCACCGGCGCGCGCAATCTCATTACCGATGTCGCCGGGCTCACTGTCGGCAACGCGCAGGACGTGAAGGTACGCACCGGCACCACGGTGATCCTGGCGGACAAGCTTTCGACCGCCGCCATCGACGTGCGCGGCGGAGGCCCCGGCACGCGCGAGAGCCACGCGCTCGAAGGCCACAACCTCGTCCATGCCGCGAACGCCATCGTGCTTTCGGGTGGGTCCTCCTATGGCCTCGCCGCGGCCGATGGCGTTGCTGCCGTGCTGGGATCGAAGGGCATCGGTTATGGCGGCATGGCGCGTCCGGGCGTGCCGGTCTCGCCCATCGTACCCTCGGCCATCCTCTACGACCTCGCCAATGGCGGGGACAAGGGCTGGGGCACCGAGCCGCCGTACCGGGCGCTGGGCATTTCCGCGCTTGAGGCGGTGGGTGCGGACTTTGCGCTGGGCACGGCGGGTGCGGGCTATGGCGCGCAGGCGGGCGGCCTCAAGGGCGGGCTTGGCTCGGCCTCGACGCTCGTCAGCGACGGCTCCACCGTGGGGGCCATCGTCGCGGTCAACTCGATGGGCTCGACCGTGGCGCCGGGCACCCGCAACTTCTGGGCGAGCCCCTTCGAGATCGGCGACGAGTTCGGCGGACTTCCTCCCAGCGCCATGTACGCCTCGCCCGAGGAGTGGGGCTATACCAAGGCGCCTGCGGCCAAGGAAAACACCACCATCGCCTGTGTCGCGACCGACCTTGATCTGACGCCCGATGAGATGAAGCGCTTTGCCATGATGGCGCAGGACGGCATGGCGCGCGCCATCCGCCCGATCCACACGCCGTTTGATGGCGATGTCGTCTTCGCGATCTCGACCGGACGGGTCGAGGTGAAGGGGCCGCGTCCCGTCGCGGTCCTGCGCGCCGGTGCCGTCGCCGCCGACACACTGGCCCGCGCCATCGCGCGCGGCGTCTTTGAGGCGAGCACGCCGCCGGGCGCCGACAGCAAGGCCTGGAAAGACCTGACGCTGTGA
- a CDS encoding sodium:solute symporter family protein — MLAVFIAVMALSLGIALWSRRGHSNPDAREFFVASGQFGPILFFFLSVGETYSIASMLGFPGGVYAGGEGFVLWFFGYILIAAPCIYFVGPWIWRAGALYGSATIPDFFRDHFESRGLEILITLSSIILLVPIGTMQFLGLKLVFTGLAPEARSIFLTSLAGLLTFAYVVIAGLRASAFVAVLKDILMMASILLVGFVALAAWNAEPSMPVSLAETMSEPTRPDLVFAISTIVLQAVGFCMIPQNWAFIFSANSPRAIQRAQIVAPIYMLMFPLLMMVAYYAKGQGIVPPEPDFVFLSTAIALLPDWVVGLVMAAVALSGLVILSSVCLAIGPLITRNLVPSLDGTAQQRWSKVVIAAFLIFSLVGAETSVQLIATLNNVFYFGIVQTLPGLVAAMLFPRVPARALIAGILVADGAMLAVKAAGWTFGGLNVGVIGLAINVAVLALVTLAAPRIGARAVIPLLREAHTGRASSSTP, encoded by the coding sequence ATGCTGGCTGTCTTCATTGCCGTCATGGCCCTGTCGCTGGGCATCGCCCTGTGGTCGCGGCGCGGGCATTCCAACCCCGACGCGCGCGAGTTCTTCGTCGCCTCCGGGCAGTTCGGGCCGATCCTTTTCTTCTTCCTCTCGGTGGGCGAGACCTATTCCATCGCAAGCATGCTAGGCTTTCCGGGCGGGGTCTATGCTGGCGGCGAGGGCTTTGTCCTGTGGTTCTTCGGCTACATCCTGATCGCGGCGCCCTGCATCTACTTCGTGGGGCCCTGGATCTGGCGCGCGGGCGCGCTCTACGGGTCGGCTACGATCCCGGACTTCTTCCGTGACCATTTCGAGAGCCGGGGGCTAGAGATCCTGATCACGCTCAGCTCCATCATCCTACTCGTTCCCATCGGTACGATGCAGTTTCTGGGGCTGAAGCTGGTGTTCACGGGGCTGGCGCCGGAAGCCCGGTCGATCTTCCTCACCAGCCTCGCGGGGCTCCTGACATTTGCCTATGTCGTGATCGCAGGGCTTCGCGCCTCGGCCTTCGTGGCGGTGCTCAAGGACATCCTGATGATGGCCTCGATCCTGCTGGTCGGCTTCGTGGCGCTCGCCGCCTGGAATGCCGAGCCGAGCATGCCGGTCAGTCTTGCCGAGACGATGTCGGAGCCGACCCGGCCCGACCTCGTCTTTGCGATCTCCACCATCGTGCTGCAGGCCGTGGGCTTCTGCATGATCCCGCAGAATTGGGCCTTCATCTTCTCGGCCAATTCGCCCCGTGCGATCCAGCGCGCGCAGATCGTCGCGCCGATCTACATGCTGATGTTCCCGCTCCTGATGATGGTGGCCTACTACGCCAAGGGGCAGGGGATCGTGCCGCCCGAACCCGACTTCGTGTTCCTCTCGACCGCGATTGCGCTCCTGCCCGACTGGGTGGTGGGGCTGGTCATGGCCGCCGTTGCGCTTTCTGGGCTCGTGATCCTGAGCAGCGTGTGCCTGGCCATCGGTCCGCTCATCACGCGCAACCTGGTGCCCAGCCTTGATGGCACGGCGCAGCAGCGCTGGTCCAAGGTGGTGATCGCGGCCTTCCTGATCTTCTCGCTCGTGGGCGCGGAGACTTCGGTGCAGCTGATCGCAACGCTCAACAACGTCTTCTACTTCGGCATTGTCCAGACCTTGCCCGGCCTCGTTGCGGCCATGCTCTTCCCGCGTGTCCCGGCGCGCGCGCTGATCGCGGGCATCCTTGTCGCCGATGGCGCGATGCTGGCGGTCAAGGCGGCGGGCTGGACCTTTGGCGGGCTCAACGTCGGCGTGATCGGCCTTGCGATCAATGTCGCGGTCCTCGCCCTCGTCACTCTGGCCGCGCCGCGCATCGGTGCGCGCGCGGTCATTCCGCTCCTGCGCGAGGCCCACACCGGGCGCGCGTCCTCATCCACCCCCTGA
- a CDS encoding CoA-acylating methylmalonate-semialdehyde dehydrogenase yields the protein MRTIPHFIAGAHSAGDGTAMADVFDPNTGTVQAQVPLGGDAELEAAVAAARAAQPAWAALNPQRRARVMFAFKALIEAHMDELAALLSSEHGKVFDDSKGDIQRGLDVVEFACATPHLMKGEYSSGVGPGIDVYSMRQPLGIVAGITPFNFPAMIPLWMSAPAIAAGNAMILKPSERAPSVPLRLAELAKEAGLPDGILNVVHGDRVMVEAITDHPAIKAVSFVGSSDVAQAVYARGTAQGKRVQAMGGAKNHGIVLPDADMDRTVSDIMGAAYGSAGERCMAMPVVVPVGEATANTLREKLVAAIADLRVGISSDREAHYGPVVTAQHKAKIEHYIAMGVDEGAELVVDGRGFSLQGYEEGYFLGPTLFDHVTPEMQSYRDEIFGPVLQMVRATTLEEAINLASRHAYGNGVALFTRDGGAARDYAMQVEVGMVGINVPIPVPVSYHSFGGWKRSAFGDHNQYGEEGFRFFTRVKTVTQRWPGPDADKGNAFLIPTTA from the coding sequence ATGCGCACAATTCCCCACTTCATCGCCGGCGCCCACAGCGCCGGGGACGGCACCGCCATGGCCGACGTCTTCGATCCCAACACCGGCACGGTGCAGGCGCAGGTGCCGCTGGGCGGCGACGCTGAGCTGGAAGCGGCGGTTGCCGCCGCGCGCGCCGCGCAGCCCGCCTGGGCCGCGCTCAACCCGCAGCGCCGCGCGCGCGTGATGTTCGCCTTCAAGGCGCTGATCGAGGCGCATATGGACGAACTGGCCGCGCTTCTCTCCAGCGAGCACGGTAAGGTCTTCGACGACAGCAAGGGCGATATCCAGCGCGGGCTCGACGTGGTCGAGTTTGCCTGTGCGACGCCGCACCTGATGAAGGGCGAATACAGCAGCGGCGTGGGGCCGGGCATCGATGTCTACTCGATGCGCCAGCCGCTCGGCATCGTGGCGGGCATCACACCCTTCAATTTTCCCGCGATGATCCCCTTGTGGATGAGCGCCCCGGCCATTGCAGCGGGCAACGCGATGATCCTGAAGCCCTCCGAACGCGCACCGTCCGTCCCGCTGCGCCTCGCCGAACTGGCCAAGGAAGCGGGCCTGCCCGATGGCATTCTCAATGTCGTCCATGGCGACCGCGTGATGGTCGAGGCGATCACCGATCACCCCGCGATCAAGGCGGTCAGCTTCGTGGGGTCCTCCGACGTGGCGCAGGCGGTCTACGCGCGCGGAACCGCGCAGGGCAAGCGCGTCCAGGCGATGGGCGGCGCCAAGAACCACGGCATCGTCCTGCCCGACGCGGACATGGACCGCACCGTCTCGGACATCATGGGTGCGGCCTATGGGTCTGCCGGGGAACGCTGCATGGCGATGCCGGTCGTGGTGCCGGTCGGTGAGGCGACCGCGAACACCTTGCGTGAAAAGCTGGTCGCGGCCATCGCGGACCTGCGCGTGGGTATCTCGAGCGACCGCGAGGCGCACTATGGCCCCGTCGTCACCGCCCAGCACAAGGCGAAGATCGAGCACTACATCGCGATGGGCGTGGACGAAGGGGCCGAGCTTGTCGTCGACGGACGCGGTTTCTCGCTCCAGGGTTACGAGGAGGGCTACTTCCTAGGCCCGACGCTGTTCGACCACGTCACGCCGGAGATGCAGTCCTACCGCGACGAGATCTTCGGCCCTGTGCTGCAGATGGTGCGCGCGACAACGCTGGAGGAGGCAATCAATCTCGCCAGCCGCCACGCCTATGGCAACGGGGTGGCGCTCTTTACCCGCGATGGCGGCGCGGCGCGCGACTACGCGATGCAGGTCGAAGTGGGCATGGTCGGCATCAACGTGCCGATCCCGGTTCCGGTCTCTTACCACAGCTTCGGCGGCTGGAAGCGTTCGGCCTTTGGCGACCACAACCAGTACGGTGAGGAAGGCTTCCGCTTCTTCACCCGCGTCAAGACGGTGACCCAGCGCTGGCCGGGGCCGGACGCGGACAAGGGCAACGCCTTCCTGATCCCGACCACCGCCTGA
- a CDS encoding amidase yields MKEELADLTGVELAESFAAGTLSPVDVAEDVLARAERLEPHLCATYALEPEAVRAQARASEARWHKGAPLSVIDGIPVTLKELIATKGTPKPVGTAAGDMTPQTHDAPPAQRMREAGAVLLAKTTVPDYGMLSSGLSSFHKLARNPWDLSRNPGGSSAGAGAAAAAGYGPFHVGTDIGGSVRLPAGWCGIFAHKPSNGRIPIDPPYIGRVAGPMTRTVADAALMMTHLSLPDRRDFMDLPYQELPWRQLEGDVAGLRIGLMLEAGCGSPTEPEVAEAVTEAARLFEHGGAIVEPVEPFMTPEMLDGLDRFWRARFHAEMRDLPAEKYGLILEYIRKWVEPAAHYDGMEVYTGFDQIIQMRERGRAYNDYDLLLSPVAPMPAFPAELASPVNDPMRPFEHIGFTVPYNMTEQPASSINCGYTREGLPVGLQIVGRRFEDMAVLRASAWYEKARPAQRPWPCRREVMAD; encoded by the coding sequence ATGAAAGAGGAACTGGCCGATCTGACAGGCGTGGAGCTGGCCGAGAGCTTTGCCGCGGGCACACTCTCCCCGGTGGATGTCGCCGAGGACGTGCTGGCCCGCGCCGAGCGGCTGGAGCCGCACCTATGCGCGACCTACGCGCTGGAGCCCGAGGCCGTGCGCGCACAGGCGAGGGCCTCGGAAGCGCGCTGGCACAAGGGCGCGCCGCTTTCGGTGATCGACGGTATCCCCGTGACCCTCAAGGAACTGATCGCCACCAAGGGAACGCCCAAGCCCGTGGGTACGGCGGCAGGCGACATGACCCCGCAGACCCACGATGCGCCCCCCGCGCAGCGCATGCGTGAGGCAGGCGCAGTCCTTCTCGCCAAGACCACGGTGCCCGATTACGGGATGCTGTCCTCGGGCCTCTCCAGCTTTCACAAGCTGGCGCGCAACCCCTGGGACCTTTCGCGCAATCCGGGCGGGTCGAGCGCGGGGGCAGGCGCCGCCGCTGCCGCAGGTTACGGGCCGTTCCACGTGGGCACCGACATTGGCGGCTCGGTCCGGCTTCCGGCGGGCTGGTGCGGCATCTTTGCGCACAAGCCCAGCAACGGGCGCATTCCCATCGATCCGCCCTACATCGGGCGCGTTGCGGGGCCGATGACGCGCACCGTCGCCGATGCCGCGTTGATGATGACGCACCTTTCGCTGCCCGACCGTCGCGACTTCATGGATCTGCCCTACCAGGAACTGCCCTGGCGCCAGCTTGAGGGCGACGTGGCGGGCCTTCGCATCGGCCTCATGCTGGAGGCAGGCTGCGGCTCGCCGACCGAGCCCGAAGTGGCCGAGGCCGTCACCGAGGCCGCACGGCTGTTCGAACATGGCGGGGCAATAGTGGAGCCGGTCGAACCGTTCATGACGCCGGAAATGCTCGATGGCCTCGACCGCTTCTGGCGCGCGCGCTTCCACGCCGAGATGCGCGACCTTCCGGCCGAGAAATACGGCCTGATCCTGGAGTACATCCGCAAGTGGGTGGAGCCTGCCGCACACTATGATGGCATGGAGGTCTACACCGGCTTCGACCAGATCATCCAGATGCGCGAGCGCGGGCGGGCCTACAACGATTACGACCTGCTGCTCAGCCCGGTGGCGCCAATGCCCGCGTTCCCGGCCGAACTCGCCTCGCCGGTGAACGACCCGATGCGCCCCTTCGAGCACATCGGTTTCACGGTTCCCTACAACATGACCGAACAGCCCGCGAGCTCGATCAACTGTGGCTACACCCGTGAAGGCCTGCCCGTCGGCTTGCAGATCGTCGGGCGCCGCTTCGAGGACATGGCGGTCCTGCGCGCCTCGGCGTGGTACGAGAAGGCGCGCCCCGCGCAGCGGCCCTGGCCCTGTCGGCGCGAGGTCATGGCGGACTGA
- a CDS encoding TonB-dependent siderophore receptor: MKPMFSGNKATSASLTALAIALGGAQVAHADAAPGASAPPTIVVTGQRTEDTPSYTAEETSISIGLPISPRETPQTVTVITRQLLDDQQIETIDDVLATAPGITSYQNDNAGRTTYRARGFDVSNYRIDGMQVDGQSNFSGGGASTNMDLYDSVQIVRGANGLLGGTGDPSATIYLQRKQPGTELGANGSLVLGNWDKRRVMGDLNAPITADGNVRGRLVFSDESTDTFREREHVDRRAILANFAANLTPTTVLNAGVQYERTVNKGSSWGSNVSIWFADGTLANLPRSTNPVADWSESRRKATTAFVNLDHRFANDWHVKLGYARTDSSAYNNLGVAKINNAAREVGGYAGFWNQDGSGAYLNAMHSEFSEDRDNVAVTLNGPLHLFGREHQLMFGFNGFWSESTSWTFDNALGNCNIAGVSPFRGCQYRSAGLPIDDWRSWDGSYANFQTFRTDARGIDRTRSIGGYAAGRFELADGLTAIVGARISDYKTSGGDYDIANVYTADAETTHEKGVFTPYAGLVYDVTDTLSVYASYTDVFTPQGNLRDEDDRLLPPVTGSSYEAGIKGAFYGGKLNTSLAFYRNEQSNVAENTGELNDVTGLDIYRTVDGVVSKGVDFDASGELLPGWNVFFGYSYLDVKGLSYQRDPHSQLRLSTSYTLPGALNRLTIGGGITAQSKTEWSTNPGRPLGDGTYDDSNLDVSGYTLVNLMARFQATQNIQISANVTNLTDKTYYRQFGFYDGLIYGEPRSYSVTLRAKL; encoded by the coding sequence ATGAAACCAATGTTTTCTGGCAATAAAGCGACATCCGCGTCGCTGACCGCACTCGCCATCGCCTTGGGCGGCGCACAAGTTGCCCATGCCGACGCGGCGCCGGGCGCAAGCGCGCCGCCGACAATCGTCGTGACCGGACAGCGCACCGAGGACACACCGTCCTACACCGCCGAGGAAACCAGCATCTCCATCGGCCTGCCCATCTCCCCGCGCGAGACACCGCAGACGGTGACGGTCATCACCCGCCAGCTGCTCGACGACCAGCAGATCGAGACCATCGACGATGTACTGGCCACCGCGCCGGGCATCACCTCGTACCAGAATGACAACGCGGGCCGCACGACATACCGCGCACGCGGTTTTGACGTCAGCAACTACCGCATCGATGGCATGCAGGTGGACGGCCAGTCGAACTTCAGCGGCGGCGGGGCCTCGACCAACATGGACCTTTACGACAGCGTCCAGATCGTGCGCGGTGCGAATGGCCTCCTGGGCGGCACGGGCGACCCTTCCGCCACGATCTACCTCCAGCGCAAGCAGCCGGGCACCGAACTGGGGGCAAACGGCAGCCTGGTCCTGGGCAACTGGGACAAGCGGCGCGTGATGGGCGATCTCAATGCGCCGATCACCGCCGATGGCAACGTGCGCGGCCGCCTTGTCTTCAGCGACGAGAGCACCGACACCTTCCGTGAGCGCGAGCATGTCGACCGCCGCGCCATCCTCGCCAACTTCGCGGCAAATCTTACGCCAACCACCGTGCTGAACGCCGGGGTCCAGTACGAGCGTACGGTCAACAAGGGCTCCTCGTGGGGGAGCAACGTCTCGATCTGGTTCGCCGACGGCACGCTGGCCAACCTGCCGCGCAGCACGAACCCGGTCGCCGACTGGAGCGAATCGCGCCGCAAGGCGACCACGGCCTTCGTCAATCTCGACCACCGCTTCGCCAACGACTGGCACGTCAAGCTGGGCTACGCGCGCACCGACAGCAGCGCCTACAACAACCTGGGCGTTGCCAAGATCAACAACGCCGCGCGCGAGGTCGGGGGCTACGCGGGCTTCTGGAACCAGGATGGCAGCGGTGCCTACCTCAACGCCATGCACTCGGAATTTTCGGAAGATCGCGACAACGTCGCCGTGACGCTGAACGGCCCGCTGCACCTGTTCGGACGCGAGCACCAGTTGATGTTCGGCTTCAACGGCTTCTGGAGCGAGAGCACCAGCTGGACCTTCGACAACGCCCTTGGCAACTGCAACATCGCCGGTGTCAGCCCGTTCCGGGGATGCCAGTACCGCTCGGCCGGCCTGCCGATCGACGACTGGCGCAGCTGGGACGGCTCCTACGCCAACTTCCAGACCTTCCGCACCGACGCGCGCGGGATTGACCGCACCCGCAGCATCGGCGGTTATGCCGCGGGTCGCTTCGAGCTCGCCGATGGGCTGACCGCGATCGTGGGCGCACGCATCAGCGACTACAAGACCAGCGGCGGCGACTACGATATCGCCAACGTCTACACCGCCGATGCCGAGACGACGCACGAAAAGGGTGTGTTCACGCCCTACGCGGGGCTTGTCTACGACGTCACCGACACGCTCTCGGTCTACGCCAGCTACACCGATGTCTTCACCCCGCAGGGGAACCTGCGCGACGAGGACGACCGGCTGCTACCGCCCGTCACCGGCTCGAGCTACGAAGCGGGCATCAAGGGCGCCTTCTACGGCGGCAAGCTCAACACTTCGCTCGCCTTCTACCGCAACGAGCAGAGCAATGTCGCGGAGAATACCGGCGAGCTCAACGACGTCACCGGGCTCGACATCTACCGCACGGTCGATGGTGTCGTCTCCAAGGGTGTCGACTTCGACGCCTCGGGCGAGCTGCTGCCGGGCTGGAACGTCTTTTTCGGTTACAGCTACCTGGACGTGAAGGGCCTCAGCTACCAGCGCGATCCGCACAGCCAGCTGCGCCTCTCAACCAGCTACACGCTGCCAGGTGCGCTCAACCGCCTCACCATCGGCGGGGGTATCACCGCGCAGAGCAAGACCGAATGGTCGACCAACCCGGGCCGTCCGCTCGGCGATGGGACCTACGATGACAGCAACCTCGATGTCTCGGGCTACACGCTGGTCAACCTCATGGCGCGCTTCCAGGCGACACAGAACATCCAGATCTCGGCCAACGTCACCAACCTGACCGACAAGACCTACTACCGCCAGTTCGGCTTCTACGACGGCCTGATCTACGGCGAACCGCGCAGCTACAGCGTGACCCTCCGGGCCAAGCTCTGA
- a CDS encoding response regulator, whose protein sequence is MSRVLVVDDDADIRDLLCRYLAEADIESHGAADGDAMWRSIAEITPDLIILDLMLPGTDGLSLCRALTERCDIPIIMLTARGSLVDRIVGLEMGADDYLPKPFDPRELLARIRVVLRRQRRAQDGPTVREPDYLQFEGWTLDTRRHLLSPPGEALGREKTQPVANSDYLALRALLRAPFQTLSRDVLAREVYGRERDPSDRAIDMCISRLRQMLGEDARNPRMIRTVRNGGYVLSVDVSAYS, encoded by the coding sequence ATGAGCCGCGTGCTCGTGGTGGACGACGATGCCGATATCCGCGACCTCCTGTGCCGCTATCTTGCCGAGGCGGACATCGAGTCGCACGGAGCGGCCGATGGCGATGCGATGTGGCGATCCATCGCGGAAATCACGCCCGACCTCATCATCCTCGACCTCATGCTCCCCGGGACCGATGGCTTGTCCTTGTGCCGCGCGCTGACCGAACGCTGTGACATACCCATCATCATGCTGACGGCACGTGGCAGTCTGGTCGACCGCATTGTCGGGCTCGAGATGGGGGCGGATGACTATCTTCCCAAGCCCTTCGATCCGCGCGAGCTTCTCGCCCGCATCCGCGTCGTCCTGCGCCGGCAACGCCGCGCGCAGGACGGGCCAACGGTGCGCGAGCCCGACTATCTGCAGTTCGAAGGCTGGACGCTCGACACCCGTCGCCATCTGCTGTCACCGCCGGGTGAGGCGCTGGGACGGGAGAAGACGCAGCCGGTTGCAAACTCTGACTACCTGGCCTTGCGCGCCTTGTTGCGCGCGCCGTTCCAGACGCTCAGCCGCGACGTGCTCGCTCGCGAGGTCTACGGGCGTGAGCGCGATCCCTCGGACCGGGCCATCGACATGTGCATTTCGCGCCTGCGCCAGATGCTGGGAGAGGATGCGCGCAATCCCCGCATGATCCGTACCGTGCGCAACGGCGGCTATGTGCTGTCGGTGGACGTCTCGGCGTACAGCTGA
- a CDS encoding ATP-binding protein has translation MRALLHRLIPATLSARIAWLLVGGLVLSQLLTGTIWFESRRRQLLEIPAHVFATRVADSLRVLDSAAPDRREDLLAKLQSPEFHLKRLAVLPDEERAGEEPEDLARSAPILAGSIRHQLDGRVEVRVLAAQLLDEEGEPAGRWSMLRDREPRAAFTLAVRRRPGDLWLVARGREDEDGVLFDPGGTIADYVLRIYLLRILMVAALTWLGVRLAVKPLERLAEAAQRLGRDIRSPALPRKGPIEVRRAVEAFNGMQRQLVGYLDERTRFLAAVSHDLRSPITRLRLRAELLPATEEKGGWRKDLDEMEGMVDATLAFMQGNAGEDLQEAVDLDAVLAGILEDLHTQGAQATLAGRCGAPIAGFPQGLRRCLVNLTDNAVRYGGRADIVAQECDEEIIIRVRDDGPGIPEASLGLVFEPFYREEKSRNTALGGVGLGLSIARDIALAHGGELTLHNRPEGGLEATLRLPRGAPQDTKARHRADCNDF, from the coding sequence ATGCGCGCACTCCTCCACCGCCTCATTCCGGCGACGCTCTCGGCCCGGATCGCATGGCTTCTGGTGGGTGGCCTTGTCCTCTCGCAGCTTCTGACCGGGACGATCTGGTTCGAAAGCCGCCGTCGCCAGCTGCTGGAGATCCCGGCCCACGTCTTCGCGACGCGGGTCGCGGACAGTCTGCGTGTGCTGGACAGCGCCGCCCCGGACCGGCGCGAGGATCTGCTGGCAAAGCTGCAGTCGCCCGAGTTTCACCTGAAGCGCCTCGCCGTGCTTCCCGACGAGGAAAGGGCGGGCGAGGAGCCGGAGGATCTCGCGCGTAGTGCGCCCATTCTTGCAGGTTCGATCCGGCACCAGCTGGACGGGCGCGTCGAGGTGCGTGTGCTGGCCGCCCAGCTGCTCGATGAGGAAGGCGAACCGGCCGGACGCTGGTCCATGCTGCGCGACCGGGAGCCGCGTGCGGCCTTCACGCTCGCCGTGCGCCGCAGGCCGGGGGATCTCTGGCTTGTGGCCAGGGGGCGCGAGGACGAGGACGGGGTTCTCTTTGATCCGGGCGGCACGATTGCGGACTATGTCCTGCGCATCTACCTGCTGCGCATCCTGATGGTCGCGGCGCTCACCTGGCTGGGAGTGCGGCTGGCGGTCAAGCCGCTGGAGCGGCTGGCCGAGGCTGCGCAGCGCCTGGGGCGCGACATTCGCAGTCCCGCCCTGCCGCGCAAGGGGCCGATCGAGGTTCGCCGCGCGGTGGAGGCCTTCAATGGCATGCAGCGGCAACTGGTCGGCTATCTCGACGAGCGCACGCGCTTTCTTGCGGCGGTCTCGCACGATCTGCGCTCCCCCATCACGCGGCTGCGCCTGCGCGCCGAATTGCTGCCCGCGACCGAAGAGAAGGGCGGCTGGCGCAAGGATCTCGACGAGATGGAAGGCATGGTGGATGCAACGCTTGCCTTCATGCAGGGCAACGCGGGCGAAGACCTGCAGGAGGCGGTCGATCTTGACGCCGTGCTGGCCGGTATTCTGGAAGACCTGCACACACAGGGCGCACAGGCCACGCTTGCGGGCCGATGCGGCGCGCCCATCGCCGGTTTCCCGCAAGGGCTGCGCCGCTGTCTGGTGAACCTGACCGACAACGCGGTTCGCTACGGCGGGCGGGCCGACATCGTCGCGCAGGAGTGCGATGAAGAGATCATCATTCGTGTCCGCGATGACGGCCCGGGCATTCCCGAGGCCAGCCTCGGTCTTGTGTTCGAGCCCTTCTACCGCGAGGAAAAGTCGCGCAACACCGCGCTTGGCGGTGTCGGCCTCGGCCTCAGCATCGCCCGCGACATCGCCCTTGCCCACGGGGGCGAACTGACCTTGCACAACCGACCGGAAGGCGGCCTCGAAGCCACCCTGCGCCTGCCACGAGGGGCCCCTCAGGACACCAAGGCGCGACACCGAGCCGACTGCAACGATTTTTGA